GGGAAAGGGGTTGTCGAGAGAGAGTCAAAGCCGGATGTCCCATCTGCTCCTCCCGTTTCCCTTAAGGAGGTGGCTCCGAACACTCAACCAACCTCCCCACACAGCTCCCCTCCTGCCCCTCCGCCACAGAGGATTGAGGCTTAATCCTGAGCTGGCCCTTTCCACCCAATAAATCTCCAGCTCCCTCTGTGAGGCTGGCACGATTGTTCCGTTTCACCCAGCCGCTCAGTCCCTTGCCTGTTACACTGCGGGGCTGAAACCCAGGCAGGCCGAGCCCCAGCCACCCCGGCTCTGTGCCCCCTCCACAGCCCTCACCTGATGGTCCACTGTGCTCCCGTAGAGCCCGTTGAGGTTGGCGTAGTGGCAGTTCCTGTACCACCAGGCCCCTCGGTAGGAGACGGCGCAGGAGATGAGCAAGTTGTTGGGGTCCCGATCACGGGCAGGGAAGACACTGCCGCTGTGGTAGCTCATGGAGTCCCCTGGGCAGGGTGGAGGAAGGAGCCATGAGGGCCTCCCctcccagcctcaccctcccagccTCGCGGCCTGTGTTTACCTGCGGTGCCGTGGTAGCCCTCCAGGTGGAGGCGGTAGTACTCCGCAGCCGAGTCCACGCGGAAGGAGTCGTACTGGGCGAACACAGCCTCGTCCCCGGCCCGCAGGTCCACGCGCATGGAGTAGTCACCTGCCTGCGTCAGGCTGTGCAGGGCCTCATTGCCTGGGGGTGGGAGACATGACCTCATCAGGGTCCTGGTGTCCACAGGGCCCCTATCCCCATCCGTACTTCCCCAACCCCTGTGAGGTACTGACCCAGCCAGAACTCCCCAGAGATGTTCCCAAAACCATGGGCATAGTCCTCCCAGTCCCTCCAGAAGTCTGTCAGTCCATCCATGCGGCGCTGGAACACCTGGGAAGAAAGTGGGGGCACCATCAGCCTCTGGCTCCCGGGGCAACAGCCCCTGCCCTGCACAGACCCCTGGGTTTCCCAATGCCACCCACCAGCCAGCCGCCCCCGTCAGTCTCCATGTCACAAAACACGTTGAGGGGCCGCTCGCGGTTGCCGTTGAGGAAGATGGTGGTGGTCCTGGAGGCACCGGCTCCGTTCTGCATCTCCTCCCCGCAGTCCCTGGGGAAGGGGATCCGCAGCCCACCTGGGGAGAAGAGAGCAGGGGCCAGTCCTTTTCCAAGCCTTAGACCGTGGCTGCCCACCCAGTCCCTGGCCCCGGCCCGTGCGTCCAGGTACCGGTGGTGAAAGAGGTGGACACGGGCGGCAGGAGGCTCTCGCCCCACATGGCCTGGAGCCGTGCATTGTAGGGGGTGGAGGGAAAGAGGCCGAGGAGCTGCTGAGATGTGACCCCTCCCGGGAGCAGGATCTCCTGTGGGACAGACAAGGCGGGGTCAGGGGAGAGGGAGGTGGAGTCCCTCAGGGAGGGCCAGAGGCAGCACCCCCTGGAATCACCCAGGGAGGGGAGTTGGCCAGTGGGGCCGGGGCACCTGGGTCCGGCCACCAGGGGTGTCGAAGCTGAGCAGGTAGCCTGTGGGCCGGACTTGGGGCTCAGTCCAAGTGAGCAGGGCCGTGCGGGGGGTCACTTCCTTGGCCTCCAAGTCCCGAGGGGCCTCTAGCCCTAGGAGGGAAAGCAGGAAGAGGAGATGGGGATGAGGCCCATCCTGGCTCCCTCTACCTCCTCTCCCCCGtcccacacaccccacagaccCTACCTGTGGTGAAGGTGATGCTGGCTGGGGAAGTGCGGTTGGGGCCCCGCAGGCCGCGCACAGTGGCGGTGTAGTTGGTGTGGAGGACGAGGTCATGCAGGGGGTAGTCCACTGCGCTGCCTGGGGCCGCGGCCTGCAGAGGTGGGGCTGGGAGTGCGAAGAGGGGCATCAACGCCTCCCCCTCCATCCCCGGCCAGAGTCTAGTCTCCCCGCTGCAATCCCCACCCAGAACCAGTCCCTCCAGAGGCCTCAGCCCTGCTCACCCCCAGGGGCTGTGACCTGGACGTCATAGGTGTCCACGGGATTCTGGGGGGGCTTCCAGTGCAGCACGGCGAACCCCTCGGTCAAGTTCAGTGCACGCAACTGGGTGGGGCCGTCAGgaactgggggaaggggaggggctcAGAGGGGTCCCCGCTGGTCTCTCTAGTCCCTGCCTCCCCAGA
The window above is part of the Piliocolobus tephrosceles isolate RC106 unplaced genomic scaffold, ASM277652v3 unscaffolded_31419, whole genome shotgun sequence genome. Proteins encoded here:
- the LOC111531050 gene encoding tenascin-X-like translates to MRLSWSVAQGPFDSFVVQYEDTDGQPQALLVDGDQSKILISGLEPSTPYRFLLYGLHEGKRLGPLSAEGTTGPAPAGQTSGEPGPRLSQLSVTDVTTSSLRLNWEAPPGAFDSFLLRFGVPSPSTLEPHPRPLLQRELMVPGTRHSAVLRDLRPGTLYSLTLYGLRGPHKADSIQGTARTLSPVLESPRDLQFSEIRETSAKVNWMPPPSRADSFKVSYQLADGGEPQSVQVDGWARTQKLQGLIPGARYEVTVVSVRGFEESEPLTGFLTTVPDGPTQLRALNLTEGFAVLHWKPPQNPVDTYDVQVTAPGAPPLQAAAPGSAVDYPLHDLVLHTNYTATVRGLRGPNRTSPASITFTTGLEAPRDLEAKEVTPRTALLTWTEPQVRPTGYLLSFDTPGGRTQEILLPGGVTSQQLLGLFPSTPYNARLQAMWGESLLPPVSTSFTTGGLRIPFPRDCGEEMQNGAGASRTTTIFLNGNRERPLNVFCDMETDGGGWLVFQRRMDGLTDFWRDWEDYAHGFGNISGEFWLGNEALHSLTQAGDYSMRVDLRAGDEAVFAQYDSFRVDSAAEYYRLHLEGYHGTAGDSMSYHSGSVFPARDRDPNNLLISCAVSYRGAWWYRNCHYANLNGLYGSTVDHQGVSWYYWKGFEFSVPFTETKLRPRNFRSPAGGG